Genomic window (Vulpes lagopus strain Blue_001 chromosome 6, ASM1834538v1, whole genome shotgun sequence):
tacaatgtatatatgtacaaaatgtatattttgtatatagaccatataaaaatagattaaaaagtcTGAATGCCCATTAGCTGATCATGTTCTAACAGTACACGGCTGATTCTTCTCCTGATGCTAAGGTTTCTCCAAGTGCTAACAGACTACAGGAGGGATCAGGAGAGtgacaggaaaatattttgttaaataaagaaattgaaactgAAAATGATCctacaagaagaaaatatgacGGTTGTAAGGTTGGTGAGGGAAGCTCTACTTATCACAGTGATACAGGAAAAACGCCCTGTGACACATCCAGTGGTCCCTTGCATCATTTCATTCTCTGGGCATTTTGCACATACACCTtctaatagttaaaaaaaaaaaaaaaaaaaggaatcccccttgtgcactgttagctCTGAGCTCTAAAATGTTCAATCATTCTTTGAGTATTTCATAGTTAGGAGTTTTACAATACATTTTTCCCACTTCTGTGCTCTTCCTACTCCTCAGCAACAAAAAgtctataaatttaaatttatatttcatatgtagtatatttatattatttttaaaaataatcttaaaattattctttgctattttaatattattttttattatgattattttaaagattttattcatttattcgtgagagagagagagagagaggcagagacccaggcagagggagaagcaggctccaatgcagggagctggacatgggactcgatcctgggtctccagggtcatgccctgggctgaaggcggcactaaaccgctgagccactcgggctgcctaatattattattttaagtattagtACACAGGTAATCAAGGCAATTCATTAGCTTTCAATGAGTAATTATGAGCCATAAAACTAAACCATATTGGAAATGTGCATCGTGAATGTAGACATGAGTAGCATTAACATTGATGCCTTCCTGGAAGGTTTCTCTAGTATCAGTTTTCCACATTTGCCCCCTATTTGGCATCCTGGGGAGGCAGGGCACATGGTAAGATTCTGAATGGGAGAGGGATGCGCCTTTCTTTGGTAAAACGGAAGGAGGGTAATTATGAAAGGGGAAGTGGGAAAGGAGAACGTTCCAGAAAACGCTTTGCTGTTGGCACATTTCAGGCGTATCCCTTATTAAATCAAGGGTCCCCGTGGACATAGTGCATCTGGGAATTGGTTCCTTTAGAACTCTCTACACCCCTGGGGACCTTGGAGAGCTGTGGGCTCCCCAGGGTGACCGTGATCCACTTTGAGGGCCTCTGACCCTGTGCCGCCAGTCGCCCGGCCCTAGGGTGGCCGTAGTGTCAGAACCCAGAGCGTGTgtgagggaggctggggtggggggcgctggcCTCTGTGAGGCTTCTCCCCCAGCTTGGGCGGGACGATGTCCAGGTGGCCTCAGCCTGACGGCTCTCCAGACCTGGATGCACCTGCAGGCCCTGGACGCACCTGCTGACCCTGGATGCACCTGCGTGCCCTGAACACATCTGTCGGCCCTGGATGCACCTGCTGGCCGTGGACGCACTTGCTGACCCTGGATGCACCTGCGGGCCCTGGATGCACCTGCCGGCCCTAGACATACCTGCTGGCTCTGGATGCAACTGCTGGCCCTGGACGCACCTGCTGACTCTGGATGCACCTGCTGACCCTGGATGTACCTGGTGGCCCTGGATGCACCTGCCGACTCTGGACGCACCTGCTGACCCTAGATGCACCTGCTGACACTGGATGCACCTGTGGGCCCTGGATGCTCCTGCCAGCCCTGGACGCACCTGCCGGCCCTGGACGCACCCGCGGGCCCTGGACGCACCTGCTGACCCTAGATGCACCTGCGGGCCCTGGACTGCTGTCGGCCCTGGATGCACCTGCCGGCCTGGACTCACCTGCTGCTCCTGCACCCCCCTTGCCGTCCTTCCACCTGGCTGAACGTGGCCACGCCCCAGCCCCCCCCGGGGAGAATGGTGTTGTCCCCCTGATGGGTGTAT
Coding sequences:
- the IL15 gene encoding interleukin-15 isoform X1; the protein is MHLLTLDVPGGPGCTCRLWTHLLTLDAPADTGCTCGPWMLLPALDAPAGPGRTRGPWTHLLTLDAPAGPGLLSALDAPAGLDSPAAPAPPLPSFHLAERGHAPAPPGENGVVPLMGVLGAVRAFVSECKCALRCVSPWSHLEGTLDGVRAAEDTSLVISGVFYYVDLRSYRPSS